The DNA region CTGGCCAGGGCCGGCCCCAGGATGGCGGCCGTGAGCAGGAAGAAGGCGAAGGGCAACACGTTGTTGTACGCCGGAAAGCTGGGCGGCGAGTAGGTCATGCCCATGAAGTAGACCACGAGCAGGCCGAGCACGGCGGCGATTATGCCGAGGGCCTTGTTGACCCCGCCCTTGATGGTGAAGGCGGCCACGGCCACCACGGCCAGCAGGACGCCAGCGCCCACGGCCTCTGCCGAGAGCCACGCCGTGCCCAGGTGGTTGAGGACTGTGGGAGCGCCCAGGGGATGGCCCAGGTGAAAGAGCGAGGCGAGGAGGCCGATGGCCAGGACCGCGGCTGCGAACAGCCACTCCTGCCGTATCTTCCCAAGGGGGCCATGGCCTGCGAACTGCCGCACCGTGGAGATGGCGACCAGACCGATGGCGGCCTGGGCGGACACGGTGAAGACGACGAGGGGAAGCTCCATGCTCATACGTCGCTCCTTGTGACCATACGGGGCTGCTCCGGAAGGATGAAGCGCACCGAGGGGTTGAGCTTGGTGAAACGGGGGAACCCGGCCGGGTACTGCACGGCGTTGGGGTTGTCGAACTCGGCGAGGTCCACGATCTGCAGAGCCTCCACCGGGCAGCTCTGCACGCAGGCCGGCTTCAGGCCGGCGTCCAGGCGCTGGTAGCAGAAGCTGCACTTCTCGGCCTTCTTGAGCACCGGGTTGTAGCGCGGCGCGCCGTACGGGCAGGAGCGGATGCAGTTGCCGCAGCCGATGCACTTGTCCTGCTCGTGCACCACCACGCCGTCCTCTTCCCGTTTGTAGTAGGCCTTCACCGGGCAGACGTTGGCGCAGGTGGGGTTCTCGCAGTGGTTGCAGGCCAGGGAGTAGAAGGCGCGCTCGCGGTGGGGGTAGATCTCCTCGTTGAGGGGATAGACCTGCCGCCAGTGCACGCCTGGCTCCTGGTGATACTGGTTCTTGCACGCCATGGCGCAGGTGAAGCACCCGATGCAACGCTTGGCGTCCACAAAAAAGGCGTATTGTTTCGTCATGGGTTTCACTCCCCTGAACATTCCATTGGATGATTACGGTCCGGCATGATTCCTCCGGATCAGACCCTGGCTACGTCGGCGAACTGGTCATGGATGGCCACGCCGGGCTGGCCGGTCTTGTAGCTGCCCATGTCCGCCGCCGTGTCGTCCACCAGGTTCTGGCAGTTGTACGGGTTGGCGTGGAACCACGCCTCGTACATCATGATGGTGTCGGCTGGCAGGATGGAGGTCAGCTTGGCCTGGATGGTCACCTCGCCCAGATCGTTGAACACGCGCACCGTGTCGCCGTCGTCGATGCCGCGTTCCGAGGCGGTCTGGGGGTTCAGGTAGACGTACGGCCTGGGGTTGAACTCCTGCATCCAGTCGATGTTGTTGAACTGCGAGTGGATGGCGAACTTGGTGTGCGGGGTGAGCAGGCGTAGCTTGGCGTTGGGTTCGCGCGGCTCCTTCCACTCCGGCAGGGCCTTGTGGCCGTGCTCGGCGCAGAGCTCGCTCTTGAACTCGTACTTCTTGGAGGGCGTGCCGAACTCCAGCGTGCTCCAAGAAGCCGAGGACGCCAGCTTCATCTTGCGCGGTCCCTCGCGCAGGTCCTCCCAGGATTCCAGGCCGAACTGGTCGTAGATGTTCTGGTTGAACTCCTTGACCATCCACTCCTTGGTGTCCACCTCGGTGGGGAAGGTGCAGGAGCCAGGGCTGAGCTCGTTCATCTTCTTGGACAGGGCGGCCGCGATCTCGATGTTCGACTTGGCCTCGTACATGGGCTTGATGGCCTGCTCGTTGATGGACAGCCAGTAGTGCCAGTACGAGGCATTGATGGTCCATTCCTCGAAGAGCGTGGTCACGGGCAGCACGATGTCCGACTGCTCCACGGTCTGGTTGAAGAAGTTGTCCACGGTGACGACCATCTCCAGCTTGTCAAAGGCCTTCTGCATCTTGTTGCGGTCGAAGTCCTGGCTGAAGGGGTTCTTGCAGGAGACCCAGAGCATGCGCACGGGCGGGTCCTGCGCGTCCAGGATTTCCTGGGCCGTCTTGTTGATGTTCAGGATGCGGTCCGAGTAGGAAACCTCGCCCTGGTCGCCGGTGAAGTGGAAGTCGCCCTTGACTTCGGTCTTGCCGGGCACGCCCTTGGCGCCTTCGGGCTGCTTCTGGAGCATGGCGTGGTAGTTGAAGCCCCAGGTCTGTAAATGGCCGTAGCGGGCGCCGCCGCCGACCTTGCCCACGTTGCCGGTCATGGCCACCAGGGCGTCAACGGCGCGGACAGTCGCCCCGCCGTTGACGTGGCGCTGCATGCCGTAGCCGATCCAGATGGTGGCGGGCTTTGCCGTGGCGAACTCCTCGGCCACGGCCTTGATGCGCTCGGCCGGAACGCCGGAGAGCTCGGCGGCCCAGTCCACAGTGACGTTATTGCGCAGGTAGCTGGCGAATTCCTCAAAACCCACAGAGTTGTTGTCCACCCAGTCCCTGTCCACAAGGCCCTGATCCAGAATATGCCGGGCCATGCCAAGGGCCAGGGCGCCGTCCGCGGAGGTCTTGACCTGCCAGTACTCGTCGGCCTTGGCCGCGGTCTGGGTCATCACCGGGTCGATGGCCACGATCTTGGCCCCGCGGTCACGGGCGGCATAGATGTACTTCATGGAGTGGACCGAGCACCACGCCGGGTTCACGCCCCAGAGGATCACATAGCGGGCGTCGGGAAAGTCCTCGGGGTCGTTGCACCACATGTTGCCCAGGTCGTAGTTCTGGGCATCGATGCCCGCCGGCCAGCACGGCGTGCCGGTAAAGCGGGTGGTGTAGCCCAGGGAGGACATCATGCCCTCGACCACGTAGTTGGTGATGCCGAAGTTGCCCGAGTACTTGGTCATGCCCAGGCCCAGCAGGTTGCCGTCCTTCTCCTGCATCTCCAGTACCTTGCGGGCTATCTTGTCCATGGCCTCGTCCCAGGAGAGGCGCTTCCAGTTGCCACTGCCCCTGCCCTGCTGCTCCATGGGATACTTCACGCGGGTGGGCTCGTATGGCCGACGCGTGTAGGCGTACCCTTTCACACACAGGCCGCCGCGCGTGTAGGTGGACTCCTGCGCGCCTTCGATGAACTGGAGCACGCCGTCCTTGACGTAGCTCTTGATGGAGCAGGTGTCGTAGCAGTTTCTGGGGCAGGCGTTGCGGAAGGTCTGGTAGTCGCCCTCGTAGACGATGCCCGCCTCGGCCGTAAGCGGCCGAAGCAAGGCTCCCGGCAGGCACGCCAGCGCGCCGCTGGCCGCCATGGCCTTGAGAAAGCGCCGCCTGGAAAAGGCGTTGGACAGCGCCTGGCCGACGCATTCCTTCGTGTGCGTCTTCATGATGCATTATCCTCCACGGTTGCGGTTCGCGCAGTGAATTGATGTTCCCGGGGTGAACACCCGGTCGTGTCGGCGAGATCCAAAAGGAACCGCACGAGCAGCATGGCGGCGTAAATGATGGCCGGGTGCGTTGCCTCCTGCGCGTACACGCCGTCGCAGAACTCCGGTATCCAAGCCAGCATGTGTTGTTCCAGGAAGTAGTTCCGCATGGAGGCCAGCTCCGGGCGACCGCCCCATTCCAAGGACGCATCCATGGCCAGCAGAGCGTCGAGCTCCAGGCTCACGTGGTCGTCGGGAAAGCTCCCTTCCAATGGGGATTGAAGACCGAGGAGGCGATAGATATTGCGCACTTCCATGGTGCTCGGCCCCATGACATAGGGCTCCGAGTCCAGGTAGATCGAGGAAAACGGCGGCGCCAGCGGCGGTTGCGGTCCGACAAAGAGCCTGTTGAACGAAAACTCGACCGCTTCCCAGTCGGGAATCGCCGGCGGCGTCGGCAGGTAGAGCGTCCGCTCATCCTGGCGCGTCAGCTTTATCCAGGCGTCGGCGAGGTCGTCTGCGTCCCTCGCCATGAAGAAATCTCTGAGGGCTTCCAATCGTCGCGCTGTTGCAGCGCGCTCATTGTGACAAGTCATGGCATCCTCCGGAAAGAATTATGAGGATGTCAGAATACGTAACGTGTGGTTGCGGCGGCTAGGAGAGGAAATAGGGTATTAGTGGGGAGCCGATTCTACCCACTATACATGACTGTTCGAGCTGTGCGTTTTACTGAGGAAGGTCCGCAGGTTGACGTCCTTGTTCTGGAGCTTCAGTTTTCGGCGGATATTCTTGCGATGGCTCTGCACCGTACCCACGGCCAGATTCAACGCCTCGGCGATATCCTTGGTGGAGGCCCCGGCCTCGATGAACTGGCAGACCTTCATCTCCGTGGGCGTCAGCCTGAGCAAAGCCGGGTGCTGATCCGGCCTGGCCCCTGCCGAGAGCTTGAGCAGCTGGTCCTCAAGCACGTCGAGATACGCCTTGCGCACCATGGGGCTGTCCGCGCGGCGCAGCTTGTCCAGGGCGGGCAACAGCTCCTCGGCCATCCGCCCCACAGTCTGTTTGTGGTCGTCCAGCTCGTTGTCCACGCTGCGCATGACGTTGCGCAGGGTTATGTTCATCTCGGCCAGCTGCTGCTTGTCCTGCTCCAGCGCCTCGGTGCGTTCTCGCACCGTATCTTCCAGAATGTCCCGGTGGGTAACGTGGACGGTGATGTCCTTGAGCACCACAAGGTACGCCGGCGAGGCCAGACTGACACGCTCCAGAGGGATGATCCGCATCTCGAAAAAAGAGCTGCCGTCCGGCGCGGCCAGCTCTTGCGCCGTGTCCTGGGGGTAGTACTTGAGCATGTCCTCCATGCTGCGCGCCTCCAGGTCGAGCAGAGACCAGACAGGCAGGCCCATGGTGGCGGCGGCGAAGAACTCGCTGGCGGCCTGGTTGAGCTCCAGCAGCTTGCCGTTCTCGTCGACAATAAGGACCATGTCCGAGATGACGGCCAGGATGTTCTCGTACTTGTTCTTCTCCAGCGTCAGCAGCCGGGCGGACTCGTCGAGCCTGCCGGCGACCTCCTCGCTGGAGAGCTCGCCCCATCTGGCAAGCAGGAGCGTGGTGAAGGCATCGGCGTAGAGGCGGACGATGTCCGCCGCCTCCACCTTGGCGGCCAGGGGCGCCTCGGTCTCGTCGATCATCTCCTCGATGGAGTGGATCATCGTGAAGAAGCAGCCCACGAACATGTTGCTGTTCACGCCGCGGAAACGGTGGCGCTCCGAGGAGGCGAGCAACGCCTCGGCCCAGTTCGCCTGGCCTGCGATGAGCTCGCCGAAAGCAGGCGCCCCGCCGCATTGGTCGAGGTGCTCCAGCACGGGATCGAGGAACCAGTTGAAGGCGTCGAGGCAGTCCTCGCGCTTTGCCGTGGTGTGGTCCAGGTAGCCGGCCTCTCCCATGGTGCGGACCCACTTCTTCAGGAAGTCTTCCTTGCGGAGGGTGAGGTGTCGAAGGAGCTCGGGAGTTGACATGTATTTCCTCTGGCCGCGGGTGGGCATGCAGGCTGGACCACGGGCCGACATGGCTTCGCCTGCGTTCCTGTCGCCGTGAAGCCGATATACTATACCAATAGTATGGTGCTATTGCCTTCAGGGTCAATTCCTTCTGCAAGCATGCCACAAGCATACGTGGATCGCCATCAATAAATTATTACATATCTGCAAATATACTTATCCATATTCCAGAAAAGGCTCCCAAATGGACCTGCACGGGCGCAGGCCCGCGCCCAGCGCATCTTTTTGACTCGGCTGGATGAATTAATAATTCATGTCTACGATGACGATTTGAACAAATTCTTCAGCACGGTTCCGCCGTCTCAACCATCATTTTCTTTTATTATAGCTGGATACACGAGCAAGGCCACACCCGGCTACGAGGCCCCTACTCCCCAACTATGCGCATCCGACTCTGACACGCCCTGCGCGCCAGACAGCTACGCCCCGATATCAAACAACAAACTATATTCTGAAAAATTATCGCACTGTTGCGCACATCTGAAATGGAATTGCGATTTGCACACAAATTCTTTAGTTCTATAATAGATTTGCCAGCATTGTCCGACAAGGTTTCCTGGACAGTTGAACTTCGCTTGTGTCGGGAGGGTTCATGCGCTCACACGGTTCCGGATTCTGGCGGCCATTTTTTCTGCGGTTCTTGCCCGTTACCACGTTGCTGCTGCTGTTTCTGTCGACGCTGATCTACCAGGGGCTCGAGCACAGAAGGCAGCTCTACCTCGACACGGAGCAGATGAAGCTCGATTACGTCACGGAATCGATCTCGATTGATATGGAACGGGTGTTCCATGATCTCTTCGACCTGATGCACCGCCGTTCCGTGAC from Oceanidesulfovibrio marinus includes:
- a CDS encoding dimethyl sulfoxide reductase anchor subunit family protein, producing MSMELPLVVFTVSAQAAIGLVAISTVRQFAGHGPLGKIRQEWLFAAAVLAIGLLASLFHLGHPLGAPTVLNHLGTAWLSAEAVGAGVLLAVVAVAAFTIKGGVNKALGIIAAVLGLLVVYFMGMTYSPPSFPAYNNVLPFAFFLLTAAILGPALASYFASQEKQAMLARWLTGALLVGLVVHLLAPCIWLSGGTVMRETGMAFVASPLYWARIVLGLALPLAVMVRMKSIPVWLPVLLVAGELAGRLLFFMYSIHTASNLGGIY
- a CDS encoding 4Fe-4S dicluster domain-containing protein, yielding MTKQYAFFVDAKRCIGCFTCAMACKNQYHQEPGVHWRQVYPLNEEIYPHRERAFYSLACNHCENPTCANVCPVKAYYKREEDGVVVHEQDKCIGCGNCIRSCPYGAPRYNPVLKKAEKCSFCYQRLDAGLKPACVQSCPVEALQIVDLAEFDNPNAVQYPAGFPRFTKLNPSVRFILPEQPRMVTRSDV
- a CDS encoding molybdopterin-dependent oxidoreductase — encoded protein: MKTHTKECVGQALSNAFSRRRFLKAMAASGALACLPGALLRPLTAEAGIVYEGDYQTFRNACPRNCYDTCSIKSYVKDGVLQFIEGAQESTYTRGGLCVKGYAYTRRPYEPTRVKYPMEQQGRGSGNWKRLSWDEAMDKIARKVLEMQEKDGNLLGLGMTKYSGNFGITNYVVEGMMSSLGYTTRFTGTPCWPAGIDAQNYDLGNMWCNDPEDFPDARYVILWGVNPAWCSVHSMKYIYAARDRGAKIVAIDPVMTQTAAKADEYWQVKTSADGALALGMARHILDQGLVDRDWVDNNSVGFEEFASYLRNNVTVDWAAELSGVPAERIKAVAEEFATAKPATIWIGYGMQRHVNGGATVRAVDALVAMTGNVGKVGGGARYGHLQTWGFNYHAMLQKQPEGAKGVPGKTEVKGDFHFTGDQGEVSYSDRILNINKTAQEILDAQDPPVRMLWVSCKNPFSQDFDRNKMQKAFDKLEMVVTVDNFFNQTVEQSDIVLPVTTLFEEWTINASYWHYWLSINEQAIKPMYEAKSNIEIAAALSKKMNELSPGSCTFPTEVDTKEWMVKEFNQNIYDQFGLESWEDLREGPRKMKLASSASWSTLEFGTPSKKYEFKSELCAEHGHKALPEWKEPREPNAKLRLLTPHTKFAIHSQFNNIDWMQEFNPRPYVYLNPQTASERGIDDGDTVRVFNDLGEVTIQAKLTSILPADTIMMYEAWFHANPYNCQNLVDDTAADMGSYKTGQPGVAIHDQFADVARV
- a CDS encoding molecular chaperone TorD family protein; this translates as MARDADDLADAWIKLTRQDERTLYLPTPPAIPDWEAVEFSFNRLFVGPQPPLAPPFSSIYLDSEPYVMGPSTMEVRNIYRLLGLQSPLEGSFPDDHVSLELDALLAMDASLEWGGRPELASMRNYFLEQHMLAWIPEFCDGVYAQEATHPAIIYAAMLLVRFLLDLADTTGCSPREHQFTARTATVEDNAS
- a CDS encoding LuxR C-terminal-related transcriptional regulator, with translation MSTPELLRHLTLRKEDFLKKWVRTMGEAGYLDHTTAKREDCLDAFNWFLDPVLEHLDQCGGAPAFGELIAGQANWAEALLASSERHRFRGVNSNMFVGCFFTMIHSIEEMIDETEAPLAAKVEAADIVRLYADAFTTLLLARWGELSSEEVAGRLDESARLLTLEKNKYENILAVISDMVLIVDENGKLLELNQAASEFFAAATMGLPVWSLLDLEARSMEDMLKYYPQDTAQELAAPDGSSFFEMRIIPLERVSLASPAYLVVLKDITVHVTHRDILEDTVRERTEALEQDKQQLAEMNITLRNVMRSVDNELDDHKQTVGRMAEELLPALDKLRRADSPMVRKAYLDVLEDQLLKLSAGARPDQHPALLRLTPTEMKVCQFIEAGASTKDIAEALNLAVGTVQSHRKNIRRKLKLQNKDVNLRTFLSKTHSSNSHV